The genomic region CATCGAGCAGGACGGCGTGAACTTCACCGCCGAGGTCGACCCGGCGACCGGCGAGATCAACCTGACCGCGGACAACGGCGACGGCACGCCCGACCAGGTCGGCGTGGCGTTCGGCGAGGACGAGAACCCCGCCGCTGCCGGCTCCGGTTCGGACGGCTCCGGTTCGGGTGGCGCTGGTTCGGGTGGCGCCGGCGGCGTGACCGACGGGGCACGCCTCGAGGACCCGCTGCAGATCCCGGAGCAGGACTTCCCGCGTCCGGTCGAGGGCGAGTTCCAGACGATGCCCGCGCCGGCCGAGTTCGAGACGGTCCCGGCGCAGGGCGAGTTCCAGGCCATGCCGGCTCCCGCCGGCGAGCAGGTGTGGAGCCCGCCCGGCCAGGAGAGCGTGGGCGAGCGCTTCCAGGACGCGATGGCCCGCAGCTACGTCGAGGACAACGGCATCATGCCGAGCGTCGGCGAGCCCAGGATCCAGCCCGACAGCCCGCAGATCTACACCACCCAGGCCTCCGACAGCACGTCGACCTCGGGCGTCTCCTTCACCGGCGGCGCATCGGGCGGCAGCGAGTCCGTCCTCGGCGGCTCGACCCCGGAAAGCGCCTGGAACACCCCGTCCGCGAGCGACAACGGCACCGGCTTCACCACCAACACCTCCGAAGCGGGCCAGCCGGGCTCCGCGAACCTCCCGTCCATGCAGGACGGCGCCCACGGCCAAGGCACCGCGGGCGCCGCGTCCGGAGGCATGATGGGCGGCGGGATGATGGGCGGCGGCATGGCCGGCGGCGGCGCGGGCGGCCAACAGGGCGGTGACACCGAACGGGGCGCCAGCCAGTGGCGCACCACCGGCACGCTGTTCGACGACGACCGCGAGAACAACAACCCGCTGAGCGCGATGCACACCGTTCTGGGCGACGACCGAGGAGGCCGCTGACCCATGTCGATCGCCGGGGACGTGGACCCCAAGATCCAGGCGCTGTTCGACGAGAACATCGCCAAGACCCGCCGCGCCACCGCGGAGGTCACCGCCACCCTCCAAGCCGACCAGGACCGCCTGGCCGCGGAAGCCAGGGCCCGCGAGGAAAAGCACCAGCGCGACCTCGCCACGGCCCGCGAGTCGGCGGAGAACCTCGCCAAGCAGGGCGACAAGCCCCAGCGCAAACCGCAGTGGGAGCAACGCGACCGCTCGGCAGGCGAACTGGCCTTCGGCCCGGAGGACGACGAAGGCTATGCGCAGCCTGCTTCCACGCAGGCACCACCGCCGGCGCAGTTCACGCCGCCGCCCCCACCGCAGCAGTTCACGCCGCCTCCACCACCTCCACCGCCGGCGCGGTCGCGTCGTCCGGCTCGGGTGGACGACGACGATGACGACTTGAGCGGCCAGACCTGGCTTCGCTGAACCGTTCTGCGCGCGAACGCGCCCGGCACCTGCCCGGTGCCGGGCGCGTTTCGCTGCAACGGACGGGAGCTGAGTGGGCTGGCGAGAGGGCGTGAGGCTGCTGCTGGAGCGCTGCAGGGAGCCGTTCCAAGGCCGCGCCTGCCGTGGACTCGCTGTGGATTCGCAGGCAGGCTCGCGCAGGGGTCGCCTTCGAACTTGGCTCCCCCGCGACCCAACGTACTCAGCGGGTCTGACAATTTTCGGAAGGCCGAGCCAGAACGGGGAGGACCAGGCCGGGCAAGCCTTGTCGAGCCGAAGGCGAGGCTTTTCAAGCCTTCAGCGATAGGTAGCGGTCAAGCCCCAATCGCTATCTTCGCGAAGCGGCGATGAACTCCGAAATCTCAGCCAGTGCCTGCTCAACCCCGGCGCCAAGGCGATCGACCACGGTCTGAATGCGCCGTCCAGGCGCCCCCACCACCGCCCTACGCCGGCCTCTTCAACGCCTCCCGCTGAAACACCAGCTCAGCATTCTTCACATCACTGCCCAGCAGCTCGTCATATCCGCGCTCCCCACCCAGCACCCGCAACAGGAACGCGGTCACAAAAGCCCTCCCCAGCTTCTGCGCCCCCCGCTCCCCGTGCCCGTCCAGCATGAGCTCGCTCCAGTGCCGACCCTCGGTGAACCCGAGATGTGACGCCTTGGGCAGCAACCGCAGCTGCACCGGCCCACCCCACGCGGACGCGATCGCCTCCGCGTGCCCCACGGGCGGTGCGATCCGGTCTTCCCCAGCCGCCAGGTGCAGTCCGGGCGCGACAACGTCCCGCGCCGCGTCCAACGCCGACGGCCGCGTCTCGGTTGCGGCCAACGTCACAACCGCGCGCACCCGTGAGGCCGAGGCAGCGGCCAGCACGGCCGCGCCGCCGCCCATCGAGTGCCCGGCCAGTGCCACGCGTGCCGGGTCGACGCTGATCTCGCCGGAGCCCAGCCGGACGCCGCAGCAGATGTCCAAAGTGGTCAGGAGGTTGGCGGACAGCACGCGCGCGGAGAGCAGGGGGCCGCGTTCGACGGCCGGGGCCGCTGCGACGATGCCCCACGAGGCGAGGTGGCGCAAAAGGCCGTGGTAGCGGCGAACCGGCTGCATCCAGCCGTGTCCGAACGCGACCGCGGGCAGGCCGAGGCCCGCGGCGGGGGCGAAGACGACGCCGGGCAGGCCGACGAGTGCGAGGTCGCCGCGCAGCACCGGGTGGGGACCTGGCCTGCTGAGCT from Lentzea guizhouensis harbors:
- a CDS encoding dienelactone hydrolase family protein yields the protein MARRVITLTAKQALEQLSRPGPHPVLRGDLALVGLPGVVFAPAAGLGLPAVAFGHGWMQPVRRYHGLLRHLASWGIVAAAPAVERGPLLSARVLSANLLTTLDICCGVRLGSGEISVDPARVALAGHSMGGGAAVLAAASASRVRAVVTLAATETRPSALDAARDVVAPGLHLAAGEDRIAPPVGHAEAIASAWGGPVQLRLLPKASHLGFTEGRHWSELMLDGHGERGAQKLGRAFVTAFLLRVLGGERGYDELLGSDVKNAELVFQREALKRPA